From the genome of Cedecea lapagei, one region includes:
- the putP gene encoding sodium/proline symporter PutP, producing MTISTPMLVTFLVYIFGMILIGFIAWRSTRSFDDYILGGRSLGSVVTALSAGASDMSGWLLMGLPGAIFISGISESWIAIGLTLGAWINWKLVAGRLRVHTEVNNNALTLPDYFTGRFEDSSRLLRIISALVILLFFTIYCASGIVAGARLFESTFGMSYETALWAGAAATIIYTFVGGFLAVSWTDTVQASLMIFALILTPVMVIAAVGGLDDSLIVIKQKSIENVDMLKGLNFVAIVSLMGWGLGYFGQPHILARFMAADSHHTIVNARRISMTWMILCLAGACAVGFFGIAYFNNNPEQAGAVTQNGERVFIELAQILFNPWIAGVLLSAILAAVMSTLSCQLLVCSSAITEDLYKAFLRKGASQKELVWVGRMMVLVVALVAIALAANPENRVLGLVSYAWAGFGAAFGPVVLLSVMWSRMTRNGALVGMIVGAATVLIWKQFGWLGLYEIIPGFVLGSLAIVVVSLMGKAPSASMQKRFAEADAIYHTAPPGKLQPD from the coding sequence ATGACAATAAGCACACCGATGCTGGTGACCTTTCTGGTTTATATCTTTGGCATGATACTCATAGGTTTTATCGCCTGGCGTTCCACCCGCAGCTTTGATGACTATATTCTCGGCGGCCGCAGCCTCGGGAGCGTGGTGACCGCGCTGTCGGCAGGGGCTTCAGACATGAGCGGCTGGCTGTTAATGGGGTTGCCGGGCGCGATATTTATTTCTGGTATCTCCGAAAGCTGGATAGCCATCGGCCTGACCTTAGGGGCGTGGATCAACTGGAAGCTGGTTGCCGGGCGCCTGCGCGTTCACACCGAAGTGAACAACAATGCGCTGACGCTGCCCGATTATTTCACCGGGCGTTTTGAAGACTCCAGCCGCCTGCTGCGCATTATCTCCGCGCTGGTTATTCTGCTGTTTTTCACCATCTACTGCGCCTCAGGCATTGTGGCTGGCGCGCGCCTGTTTGAAAGTACCTTCGGCATGAGCTACGAAACGGCGCTTTGGGCCGGGGCTGCCGCCACCATTATCTATACCTTCGTGGGCGGCTTCCTCGCGGTTAGCTGGACGGACACCGTGCAGGCAAGCCTGATGATCTTCGCCCTGATTCTGACCCCGGTGATGGTGATTGCGGCGGTAGGCGGGCTCGATGACTCTCTGATAGTGATCAAACAGAAAAGCATTGAAAACGTCGATATGCTGAAGGGGCTGAACTTTGTCGCTATCGTTTCGCTGATGGGTTGGGGTCTGGGCTATTTCGGCCAGCCGCATATCCTGGCGCGTTTTATGGCGGCAGATTCACACCACACCATCGTTAACGCTCGCCGCATCAGTATGACCTGGATGATCCTCTGCCTGGCCGGTGCCTGTGCGGTGGGCTTCTTCGGGATTGCCTACTTTAATAACAACCCCGAGCAGGCCGGGGCGGTGACGCAGAATGGCGAGCGAGTATTCATCGAGCTGGCACAAATTCTGTTTAACCCGTGGATTGCCGGGGTGCTGCTCTCCGCGATTCTGGCCGCGGTGATGTCTACCCTGAGCTGCCAGCTGCTGGTGTGCTCAAGTGCAATCACCGAAGATCTCTATAAGGCGTTCCTGCGAAAAGGCGCAAGCCAGAAGGAGCTGGTGTGGGTTGGACGCATGATGGTGCTGGTGGTGGCGCTGGTGGCGATTGCGCTGGCGGCAAATCCGGAAAACCGCGTGCTTGGCCTGGTCAGCTACGCCTGGGCCGGTTTTGGCGCGGCATTTGGGCCTGTTGTGCTGCTCTCCGTGATGTGGTCACGCATGACCCGCAACGGGGCGCTGGTGGGAATGATTGTCGGGGCGGCTACCGTGCTGATCTGGAAACAGTTTGGCTGGCTGGGCCTGTATGAAATTATTCCTGGCTTCGTTTTAGGCAGTCTGGCGATTGTCGTAGTGAGCCTGATGGGCAAAGCGCCGTCGGCCTCTATGCAGAAGCGTTTTGCCGAGGCAGATGCGATTTACCATACCGCGCCGCCGGGCAAACTGCAGCCGGACTAA
- the putA gene encoding trifunctional transcriptional regulator/proline dehydrogenase/L-glutamate gamma-semialdehyde dehydrogenase gives MGTTTMGVKLDEATRDRIKEAASRIDRTPHWLIKQAIFNYLERLESSDELPELPALLAGAANESDESPVQTEEVAQPFLDFAEQILPQSVSRAAITAAWRRPETDAVPMILEQARLAPAIAEQTQKLAYQLADKLRNQKTASGRAGMVQSLLQEFSLSSQEGVALMCLAEALLRIPDKATRDALIRDKISNGNWQSHIGRSPSLFVNAATWGLLFTGRLVSTHNEASLSRSLNRIISKSGEPLVRKGVDMAMRLMGEQFVTGETIAEALANARKLEEKGFRYSYDMLGEAALTAADAQAYMVSYQQAIHAIGKASNGRGIYEGPGISIKLSALHPRYSRAQYDRVMEELYPRLKSLTLLARQYDVGINIDAEEADRLEISLDLLEKLCFEPELAGWNGIGFVIQAYQKRCPFVIDYLVDLATRSRRRLMIRLVKGAYWDSEIKRAQVDGLEGYPVYTRKVYTDISYLACAKKLLAVPNLIYPQFATHNAHTLAAIYNLAGQNYYPGQYEFQCLHGMGEPLYEQVVGKVADGKLNRPCRIYAPVGTHETLLAYLVRRLLENGANTSFVNRIADATLPLDELVADPVSAVEAMAAKEGQPGLPHPKIALPKALYGTERSNSSGLDLANEHRLASLSSALLNSAAQKWQATPVLEQPVVEGELTPVKNPAEPTDIVGYTRETTSEEVSLALENAVNHAPIWFATPPQERAAILERAAVMMESRMQQLIGILVREAGKTFSNAIAEVREAVDFLHYYAGQVRDDFDNETHRPLGPVVCISPWNFPLAIFTGQIAAALAAGNSVLAKPAEQTPLIAAQGVAILLEAGVPAGVLQLLPGRGETVGAQLTGDPRVRGVMFTGSTEVASLLQRNIADRLDPQGRPTPLIAETGGLNAMIVDSSALTEQVVVDVVSSAFDSAGQRCSALRVLCLQEDVADHTLQMLRGAMAECRMGNPGRLTTDIGPVIDAEAQQNIEKHIQAMRAKGRTVFQAARENSVDAREWQSGTFVAPTLIELESFDEMKKEVFGPVLHVVRYNRNNLEALIKQINAAGYGLTLGVHTRIDETIAQVTGSAHVGNMYVNRNMVGAVVGVQPFGGEGLSGTGPKAGGPLYLYRLLANRPENALQTTFNRHDAETPVDASLKSVLQVAHQALSEWASNREALKAVCQQFGELAQSGTLRVLPGPTGERNTYALLPRERILCVADNEGDALVQLAAVTSVGSRALWADDSLHRELAKQLPKAVQQLVDFAKQEELLKQPFDAVIYHGDSDQLRKLCEAVAGRTGAIVSVQGFARGESNILLERLYVERSLSVNTAAAGGNASLMTIG, from the coding sequence ATGGGCACCACCACGATGGGCGTAAAACTGGATGAAGCGACGCGAGACCGTATTAAAGAGGCCGCCTCACGTATTGACCGCACCCCACACTGGCTGATTAAGCAGGCTATCTTTAATTACCTTGAGCGGCTTGAGAGCAGCGACGAACTGCCTGAGCTGCCTGCCCTGCTGGCCGGTGCGGCCAATGAGAGTGACGAGTCACCGGTGCAGACGGAGGAGGTGGCGCAGCCGTTCCTCGACTTTGCCGAACAAATCCTGCCGCAGTCCGTCAGCCGGGCCGCGATCACCGCCGCGTGGCGCCGCCCTGAAACTGACGCAGTCCCGATGATCCTTGAGCAGGCTCGCCTGGCGCCGGCCATCGCCGAACAGACGCAAAAGCTGGCTTACCAGCTGGCCGACAAGCTGCGTAATCAGAAAACCGCCTCTGGCCGCGCGGGCATGGTGCAAAGCCTGCTGCAGGAGTTCTCCCTCTCCTCTCAGGAGGGCGTGGCGCTGATGTGTCTCGCGGAAGCGCTGCTGCGTATCCCGGATAAAGCGACCCGCGACGCGCTGATCCGCGACAAAATCAGCAACGGTAACTGGCAGTCACACATCGGCCGCAGCCCGTCGCTGTTCGTGAACGCCGCGACCTGGGGGCTGCTGTTTACCGGCCGCCTGGTTTCCACCCACAACGAAGCCAGCCTGTCTCGTTCCCTGAACCGCATTATCAGCAAAAGCGGCGAGCCGCTGGTGCGTAAAGGCGTGGATATGGCGATGCGCCTGATGGGCGAGCAGTTTGTGACCGGGGAGACCATCGCCGAAGCGCTGGCTAACGCGCGCAAGCTCGAAGAGAAAGGTTTCCGCTACTCCTACGATATGCTGGGTGAAGCCGCATTAACCGCTGCCGATGCGCAGGCTTATATGGTCTCCTACCAGCAGGCGATTCACGCCATCGGTAAAGCGTCCAACGGACGCGGCATCTATGAAGGCCCGGGCATTTCCATTAAGCTTTCTGCCCTGCACCCGCGCTACAGCCGTGCGCAGTACGACCGCGTAATGGAAGAGCTTTACCCGCGCCTGAAGTCCCTGACGCTGCTGGCGCGCCAGTATGACGTCGGCATTAATATTGACGCCGAAGAGGCCGATCGCCTGGAGATCTCCCTCGATCTGCTGGAAAAACTCTGTTTTGAACCTGAACTGGCGGGCTGGAACGGTATCGGCTTTGTTATTCAGGCCTACCAGAAGCGCTGCCCGTTTGTGATTGATTATCTGGTCGACCTGGCAACCCGCAGCCGCCGTCGCCTGATGATCCGTCTGGTGAAAGGCGCTTACTGGGACAGCGAAATCAAACGCGCCCAGGTTGACGGCCTGGAAGGTTATCCGGTTTATACCCGCAAGGTGTATACCGACATCTCTTACCTGGCGTGTGCCAAAAAGCTGCTGGCCGTTCCAAACCTGATCTACCCGCAGTTTGCTACCCATAACGCCCACACCCTGGCGGCTATTTATAACCTTGCCGGGCAGAACTATTACCCTGGCCAGTACGAATTCCAGTGCCTGCACGGCATGGGCGAGCCGCTTTATGAGCAGGTGGTTGGGAAAGTAGCCGACGGCAAACTGAACCGCCCTTGCCGCATCTACGCGCCGGTGGGTACCCATGAAACCCTGCTGGCTTACCTGGTACGCCGCCTGCTGGAAAACGGCGCGAACACTTCGTTTGTCAACCGCATCGCCGACGCAACCCTGCCGCTGGACGAACTGGTTGCCGACCCGGTAAGCGCAGTTGAAGCCATGGCCGCCAAAGAAGGTCAGCCTGGGCTCCCGCATCCTAAAATCGCCCTGCCGAAAGCGCTGTACGGTACAGAGCGCAGCAACTCCAGCGGCCTGGACCTGGCTAACGAGCACCGCCTGGCTTCGCTCTCCTCCGCCCTGCTGAACAGCGCCGCGCAAAAATGGCAGGCCACGCCGGTACTCGAGCAGCCGGTTGTCGAAGGCGAACTCACGCCGGTAAAAAACCCGGCTGAACCGACAGATATTGTGGGCTATACCCGCGAAACCACGAGCGAAGAGGTTTCCCTGGCGCTCGAAAATGCCGTCAATCACGCGCCAATCTGGTTTGCCACTCCGCCGCAGGAGCGTGCCGCTATTCTTGAGCGCGCTGCCGTGATGATGGAAAGCCGCATGCAGCAGCTGATCGGCATTCTGGTCCGCGAAGCAGGTAAAACCTTCAGCAATGCCATCGCCGAAGTTCGTGAGGCCGTGGACTTCCTGCACTATTACGCGGGCCAGGTACGTGACGACTTCGACAATGAAACTCACCGCCCTCTCGGCCCTGTTGTCTGTATCAGCCCGTGGAACTTCCCGCTGGCTATCTTCACCGGCCAGATTGCCGCCGCGCTTGCCGCCGGTAACAGCGTGCTGGCGAAACCTGCGGAACAAACGCCGCTGATCGCCGCTCAGGGCGTTGCGATTCTGCTTGAAGCTGGCGTACCTGCGGGCGTGCTGCAGTTGTTGCCTGGCCGCGGTGAAACCGTCGGTGCGCAGCTAACGGGCGACCCACGCGTGCGCGGCGTGATGTTCACCGGTTCAACCGAAGTGGCCTCTCTGCTGCAGCGCAATATTGCCGACCGCCTTGATCCGCAGGGTCGCCCAACGCCGCTGATTGCGGAAACCGGCGGCCTTAACGCGATGATCGTCGACTCCTCCGCGCTAACCGAACAGGTTGTTGTGGATGTAGTTTCTTCAGCCTTCGACAGCGCAGGCCAGCGCTGCTCTGCCCTGCGCGTGCTGTGCCTGCAGGAAGACGTGGCCGACCACACGCTGCAAATGCTCCGGGGTGCGATGGCGGAATGCCGCATGGGCAACCCAGGCCGCCTGACCACCGACATCGGGCCCGTTATCGACGCCGAAGCGCAGCAAAATATCGAGAAGCACATCCAGGCGATGCGCGCTAAAGGGCGCACCGTGTTCCAGGCCGCACGTGAAAACAGCGTGGACGCGCGCGAATGGCAGTCCGGCACCTTTGTCGCGCCGACGCTTATCGAGCTGGAAAGCTTCGACGAGATGAAAAAAGAGGTGTTTGGCCCGGTGCTGCACGTCGTGCGCTACAACCGCAACAATCTTGAAGCCTTAATTAAGCAGATCAACGCGGCAGGCTATGGCCTGACGCTCGGCGTGCATACCCGTATCGACGAGACGATTGCCCAGGTGACCGGCTCTGCGCACGTCGGCAACATGTACGTTAACCGCAATATGGTCGGTGCCGTTGTCGGCGTTCAACCGTTTGGCGGTGAAGGTCTGTCCGGCACGGGTCCAAAAGCCGGCGGACCGCTTTACCTGTATCGTTTACTGGCTAACCGCCCGGAAAATGCGCTGCAAACCACCTTCAACCGACACGATGCGGAAACTCCGGTGGATGCTTCCCTGAAGAGCGTTCTGCAGGTTGCCCACCAGGCGCTGAGCGAGTGGGCCTCCAACCGCGAAGCACTGAAAGCCGTTTGCCAACAGTTTGGCGAGCTGGCGCAAAGCGGTACGCTGCGCGTGCTGCCGGGCCCGACGGGTGAACGTAACACTTACGCTCTGCTGCCGCGTGAACGTATTCTCTGCGTTGCAGATAATGAAGGCGATGCGTTAGTGCAGCTTGCTGCGGTTACCAGCGTCGGCAGCCGCGCGCTTTGGGCGGATGACAGCCTCCACCGCGAGCTGGCGAAGCAGCTGCCAAAAGCCGTGCAGCAGCTGGTTGATTTTGCGAAGCAGGAAGAGCTGCTGAAACAGCCGTTCGACGCGGTAATTTACCACGGCGATTCAGATCAGCTGCGCAAGCTCTGCGAAGCCGTAGCGGGCCGTACGGGCGCGATTGTTTCCGTTCAGGGCTTTGCCCGCGGCGAAAGCAACATCCTGCTTGAACGTCTCTATGTGGAACGTTCGCTGAGCGTGAACACCGCTGCAGCAGGCGGCAATGCCAGCCTGATGACAATCGGCTAA
- a CDS encoding lysozyme inhibitor LprI family protein produces MKRVCLLVGGLLLSGSVMAGGCDSAATQADMNQCYAAEYKKQDERLNKTYKEVMSRATDKQKEQLKKAQNAWIAFRDADCDFMSSGAEQGSVYPMVRANCLADKTLERTELLKGTLECEEGDVSCVLPPK; encoded by the coding sequence ATGAAACGCGTGTGTTTGCTTGTTGGCGGGCTGCTGCTGAGCGGATCCGTAATGGCCGGTGGCTGTGATTCCGCCGCCACCCAGGCCGATATGAATCAGTGTTATGCCGCAGAGTACAAAAAGCAGGACGAACGGTTAAATAAAACCTATAAAGAAGTCATGTCCCGGGCAACCGACAAGCAAAAAGAGCAGCTTAAAAAAGCGCAGAACGCGTGGATTGCTTTTCGCGATGCGGACTGTGACTTTATGAGCTCTGGCGCAGAACAGGGCTCGGTCTATCCGATGGTGCGCGCGAACTGCCTGGCGGATAAAACGCTTGAACGTACCGAGCTCCTGAAAGGGACGCTGGAGTGCGAAGAGGGTGACGTCAGCTGCGTCTTGCCCCCTAAGTAG
- the rutR gene encoding HTH-type transcriptional regulator RutR — protein MADAATDSKIPGRRSKAVAAKKEAILASALEFFSQFGIHGTSLEQVAERAEVSKTNLLYYYPSKEALYIAVLKQILDIWLAPLRAFREDQQPLVAIGEYIRLKLEVSRDYPQASKLFCLEMLQGAPLLKGELTGDLKALVDDKSAIVAGWIAGGKLAAVDPHHLIFMLWATTQHYADFASQVEAVTGSTLQDEAFFRRTVENVQRMIIEGIRVR, from the coding sequence ATGGCTGATGCCGCAACTGACAGTAAAATCCCTGGACGCCGCTCCAAAGCCGTAGCGGCCAAAAAAGAGGCCATCCTTGCCTCGGCGCTGGAATTCTTTTCTCAATTCGGCATTCACGGCACCAGTCTTGAGCAGGTTGCCGAGCGGGCCGAGGTCTCGAAGACTAACCTGCTTTATTACTATCCCTCCAAAGAAGCGCTCTACATTGCGGTGCTGAAGCAGATCCTCGACATCTGGCTTGCGCCGCTGCGTGCCTTTCGGGAGGATCAGCAGCCGCTGGTGGCGATTGGAGAATATATTCGGCTCAAGCTGGAGGTTTCGCGCGATTATCCGCAGGCTTCTAAGCTCTTTTGTCTGGAGATGCTGCAGGGGGCGCCGCTGCTTAAAGGCGAGCTGACGGGTGACCTGAAGGCGCTGGTCGACGATAAATCTGCGATCGTTGCCGGCTGGATTGCCGGCGGCAAGCTTGCCGCCGTTGACCCGCACCACCTGATTTTTATGCTCTGGGCAACCACTCAACATTACGCGGACTTTGCCAGCCAGGTTGAGGCCGTTACCGGCAGCACGCTGCAGGATGAGGCGTTTTTCCGCCGCACGGTGGAAAACGTGCAGCGGATGATTATCGAGGGGATCCGGGTTCGTTAA
- a CDS encoding DMT family transporter, which translates to MPAPFSRYKFSVKPQEALLILITMFWGGTFLAVQYAMTMSDPFFFVGLRFATAAVAVGLLSLKSLRGLTWLEIKAGVMIGVAIAIGYSMQTWGLQTIPSSKSAFITAMYVPVVPLLQWICLGRMPGLMSWIGVALAFVGLIFLAGPEGTSLSMGAGEIITLIGAVAIAAEIILISAWAGKVDIKRVTVVQLATASLVSFVAMVPAGESVPQFSTGLVVIALGLGIFSAIIQVTMNWAQRSVSPTRATVIYTGEPVWAGIFGRMAGERLPVLALLGGALIVLGVLVSELKLKRKKAANEERDWQEDTEGEGV; encoded by the coding sequence ATGCCCGCGCCATTTAGCCGTTATAAATTCTCCGTCAAGCCGCAGGAAGCGCTGCTTATCCTGATCACTATGTTCTGGGGCGGTACCTTCCTGGCCGTGCAGTACGCCATGACGATGAGCGATCCCTTTTTCTTCGTTGGCCTGCGCTTTGCCACAGCCGCTGTTGCTGTCGGGCTGCTGTCGCTAAAATCTCTGCGCGGGTTAACCTGGCTCGAAATCAAAGCCGGGGTAATGATTGGCGTGGCGATCGCCATCGGCTACAGCATGCAGACCTGGGGCCTTCAGACCATCCCCAGCAGTAAATCCGCTTTTATCACCGCGATGTACGTTCCCGTGGTGCCGCTGCTTCAGTGGATTTGCCTCGGACGCATGCCGGGCCTGATGTCGTGGATTGGCGTTGCGCTGGCGTTTGTTGGCCTGATTTTTCTTGCCGGGCCTGAGGGCACCAGCCTGTCGATGGGCGCAGGGGAAATTATCACGCTCATTGGCGCGGTGGCGATTGCCGCAGAGATAATCCTGATTAGCGCCTGGGCGGGGAAAGTGGACATCAAGCGTGTCACCGTGGTGCAGCTGGCGACAGCTTCACTGGTGTCGTTTGTGGCGATGGTGCCCGCCGGGGAAAGCGTGCCGCAATTCAGCACCGGACTGGTGGTGATTGCCCTGGGCCTGGGGATTTTCAGCGCCATTATTCAGGTGACGATGAACTGGGCGCAGCGCAGCGTGTCGCCAACCCGCGCGACGGTGATTTATACCGGTGAGCCCGTTTGGGCGGGGATCTTTGGCCGTATGGCGGGGGAGCGGCTGCCCGTGCTGGCGCTGTTGGGCGGGGCATTGATTGTGCTCGGCGTGCTGGTTAGCGAGCTGAAGCTCAAGCGCAAGAAAGCAGCGAACGAAGAGCGCGACTGGCAGGAAGATACCGAAGGCGAGGGCGTCTGA
- a CDS encoding con-10 family general stress protein — protein sequence MANHRGGSGNFAEDRERASEAGRKGGQHSGGNFKNDPQRASEAGQKGGKNSHGSKNK from the coding sequence ATGGCAAACCATCGTGGTGGTTCAGGTAATTTCGCTGAAGACCGTGAAAGAGCATCAGAAGCAGGTCGTAAAGGTGGCCAGCACAGCGGCGGGAACTTTAAAAACGATCCGCAGCGAGCCTCAGAGGCTGGTCAGAAAGGGGGTAAAAACAGCCACGGTAGCAAGAATAAATAG
- the wrbA gene encoding NAD(P)H:quinone oxidoreductase, translating into MAKVLVLYYSMYGHIETMAKAVVEGAQKVDGAEVTIKRVPETMSPEAFSKAGGKTHTAPVATPQELADYDAIIFGTPTRFGNMAGQMRTFLDQTGGLWASGALYGKLGSVFSSTGTGGGQEQTITSTWTTLAHHGMVIVPIGYAAQELFDVSQVRGGTPYGATTIAGGDGSRQPSQQELAIARYQGEHVAGLAVKLKG; encoded by the coding sequence ATGGCTAAAGTACTTGTGCTTTATTATTCAATGTATGGACACATCGAAACTATGGCCAAGGCCGTGGTGGAAGGTGCACAAAAAGTCGATGGTGCGGAAGTGACGATAAAGCGCGTTCCCGAAACCATGTCTCCGGAAGCCTTCTCTAAAGCCGGCGGCAAAACCCACACCGCGCCGGTCGCCACGCCGCAGGAGCTGGCCGATTACGACGCCATTATCTTTGGTACCCCGACCCGCTTTGGCAATATGGCAGGTCAAATGCGGACCTTCCTCGATCAGACGGGCGGCCTGTGGGCTTCCGGCGCGCTCTATGGAAAACTGGGCAGCGTATTCAGCTCAACCGGCACCGGCGGCGGCCAGGAGCAAACTATCACCTCCACCTGGACCACGCTTGCTCACCATGGCATGGTGATCGTTCCTATCGGCTACGCGGCGCAGGAGCTGTTTGATGTCTCGCAGGTGCGCGGCGGTACGCCTTACGGTGCCACAACCATTGCCGGCGGCGACGGTTCACGTCAGCCAAGCCAGCAAGAGCTGGCGATAGCCCGCTATCAGGGGGAGCACGTCGCAGGCCTGGCGGTAAAACTCAAAGGTTAA
- a CDS encoding YccJ family protein: MTTTQAKAHHVGEWASLRNTSPEIAEAIFELAKYDEKLAEKIWQEGSDEVLPLAFAKTDQDSLFWGEQTIERKNV, translated from the coding sequence ATGACAACGACGCAAGCAAAAGCCCACCACGTTGGCGAATGGGCCAGCCTTCGTAACACCTCACCAGAAATTGCAGAAGCTATTTTTGAGCTGGCAAAGTACGACGAAAAGCTGGCCGAAAAAATTTGGCAAGAAGGGAGCGATGAGGTTCTGCCGCTGGCCTTTGCTAAAACGGATCAGGACTCGCTCTTCTGGGGCGAGCAGACCATCGAGCGCAAGAACGTTTAA
- the agp gene encoding bifunctional glucose-1-phosphatase/inositol phosphatase gives MKKKMVASLLAAACIAPGMAKADTVPDGYQLQQVLLMSRHNLRAPLANNGSVLEQSTAQAWPEWDVPSGQLTTKGGVLEVYMGHYMREWLASQNLVTSGECPAPESVYAYANSLQRTVATAQFFITGAFPGCDVPVHHQEKMGTMDPVFNPVITDTSTEFKDKAVQAMEKQRTEYKLADSYKLLEQIVGYKNSPSCKEKQLCDLAGPKDAFSANATQEPGVNGSLKVGNALVDAFTLQYYEGFPMDQVAWGKIKTAEQWRVLSQLKNSYQDTLFTSPEVARNVAAPLVKYIQGALTSKEAASGPKVTLMVGHDSNIASLLTALQFKPYQLPGQYERTPIGGNILFQRWHDKSNNRDLLKVEYVYQSAEQLRNGDVLTLKHPPQRVTLQLEGCPTDANGYCSWDKFSEVLNQAVK, from the coding sequence ATGAAGAAAAAAATGGTTGCCTCATTGCTTGCTGCCGCCTGTATTGCTCCGGGTATGGCGAAAGCGGACACCGTGCCGGACGGCTATCAGCTACAGCAGGTGCTGCTGATGAGCCGTCACAATCTGCGCGCGCCGCTGGCAAATAACGGCAGCGTGCTTGAGCAGTCTACCGCTCAGGCGTGGCCGGAGTGGGATGTGCCTAGCGGGCAGCTCACCACCAAAGGCGGCGTGCTGGAAGTGTATATGGGGCACTACATGCGTGAGTGGCTGGCGAGCCAGAATCTGGTGACCAGCGGTGAATGCCCGGCACCGGAGAGCGTTTATGCCTATGCCAACAGTCTTCAGCGCACCGTAGCCACCGCGCAGTTCTTCATCACTGGCGCATTCCCTGGCTGTGATGTGCCGGTGCACCATCAGGAAAAAATGGGCACCATGGACCCGGTGTTTAACCCGGTGATTACCGATACCTCTACGGAGTTTAAAGACAAAGCCGTGCAGGCGATGGAAAAACAGCGCACCGAATATAAGCTGGCCGACAGCTACAAACTGCTGGAGCAGATCGTCGGCTATAAAAACTCGCCAAGCTGTAAAGAGAAGCAGCTGTGTGACCTGGCCGGGCCTAAGGATGCGTTTAGCGCCAATGCCACTCAGGAGCCGGGCGTGAACGGGTCGTTGAAGGTGGGTAATGCCCTGGTGGATGCTTTCACTCTGCAATACTACGAGGGCTTCCCTATGGATCAGGTTGCATGGGGAAAAATCAAAACCGCGGAACAGTGGCGCGTGCTTTCGCAGCTAAAAAACAGCTACCAGGACACCCTGTTCACATCCCCAGAAGTGGCCCGTAACGTAGCGGCACCGCTGGTGAAGTACATTCAGGGCGCGTTAACGTCAAAAGAGGCTGCTTCAGGGCCGAAAGTGACGCTGATGGTAGGGCATGACTCTAATATCGCCTCGCTGCTGACCGCGCTACAGTTCAAGCCTTATCAGCTGCCAGGGCAGTACGAACGCACGCCGATTGGCGGTAATATCCTCTTCCAGCGCTGGCACGATAAGAGCAACAACCGTGATTTGCTGAAAGTGGAGTATGTTTATCAGAGCGCCGAACAGCTGCGTAACGGCGATGTTTTAACCCTCAAGCACCCGCCTCAGCGCGTGACGCTGCAGCTGGAAGGCTGCCCGACGGACGCCAATGGCTACTGCTCATGGGATAAATTTAGCGAAGTGCTGAATCAGGCCGTGAAGTAA
- a CDS encoding winged helix-turn-helix transcriptional regulator — protein sequence MKRKSLEDSVCSVARTLDVIGDWWSLLIVRDALNGMSRFGEFQKNLGIARNMLTVRLKQLVDNGIFDVRPASDGSAWNEYVLTEKGRALQTVLAALSQWGCENLYTKGETHSVLVDSEQHRPIRKLILQAEDGHELKPDEVITQARHSS from the coding sequence ATGAAACGTAAAAGCCTTGAAGACAGCGTCTGTTCGGTTGCCCGCACGCTGGACGTGATTGGCGACTGGTGGTCGCTGTTAATCGTGCGCGATGCGCTGAACGGGATGTCTCGCTTCGGCGAATTCCAAAAAAACCTCGGCATCGCCAGGAATATGCTGACCGTTCGCCTTAAACAGCTCGTGGATAACGGCATTTTTGACGTTCGCCCGGCATCGGACGGCAGCGCCTGGAACGAGTATGTGCTGACGGAAAAAGGCCGTGCGCTGCAAACCGTGCTGGCCGCGCTTTCTCAATGGGGTTGTGAGAACCTGTATACCAAAGGTGAGACGCACAGCGTACTCGTAGACAGTGAGCAGCATCGCCCCATTCGCAAGCTGATCCTGCAGGCCGAAGACGGTCATGAACTAAAGCCGGACGAAGTCATCACCCAGGCACGCCACTCCTCCTGA